CTCCGGTGCGAGCGATCGGTGGTGCGTGAGACCACTGTGCTCGCGTGCCGTTACCGCGGCGGTCGCCGCCGATCACGCGCAGCGAACGTTCTGTTCACTCCGCGCGCGGCCCGCGTGTGAGAACGCGCTCAGACCTCGTCGGGCAGCAGGTCGGGCCGGTGCCGCCGGGTGCGCTCGATGCTCTGCTCGCGGCGCCACGCCGCGATCGCACCGTGATTGCCGCTCAGGAGCACGTCGGGCACCGCCCGGTCGCGCCACACCGCGGGTTTGGTGTAGATCGGGTACTCGAGCAGGCCCTCGTCCTCGTGCGACTCCTCCACGAGGCTCTCGGGGTTGCCCACCATCCCGGGAATGAGTCGGGCGACGGCCTCGATCATCGCCATGGCCGCGACCTCGCCGCCGTTGAGCACGTAGTCGCCCAGGCTGACGAGGCGCACGCGGCCCCGCGCGGAGTATTCGTCGATGACGCGCTGATCGATGCCCTCGTAGCGGCCGCACGCGAAGGCGAGCTGCGACTCCTGCGCGAGCTCGCGCGCCATCTTCTGCGTGAAGCGCTCCCCGGCCGGCGACGGCACGATCAGCACGGCGTCGTCGCCGAGGATCTCGTCGAGCGCCTCGCCCCACGGCTCCGGCTTCATCACCATGCCGGCGCCGCCGCCGTACGGGGTGTCGTCGACCGTACGGTGGCGATCGTGCGTCCAGTCGCGCAGATCGTGCACGCGCACGTCGAGCAGCCCGCGCTCGCGGGCCTTGCCGACGAGCGAGACGTCGAGCACATCGAAGAACGCCGGGAAGATCGTGACGATGTCGATGCGCATGTCAGTCCTCGCGGTCGGCGTCCCCGGCAGGCTCGGCGCCGTCATCCTCGGACGCCGGCGCGTCCTCGGGCAGATCCTCGAAGAGCCCGGCCGGAGGCGTCACGACGACGCGGCCGCCGTCGACGTCGACCTCGGGCACGATGGCAGCCACGAAAGGCACCATCACCTCGCGCTCACCGGCCTTGACGATGAGCAGATCCTGCGCCGGGAAGTGATCCACGCGGGCGACCGTGCCCACCACGGCCCCGTCGCGGACGACGTCGAGGCCGACCAGCTGGTGGTCGTACCAGGCATCGGGTTCGGCCGGCTCGTCCTGATCCTGATCGATCCACAGGATGGCGCGGACGAGGGTCTCGGCCTCGGTGCGGTCCTCGACTCCCTCGAGGAAGACCACGGGGTGACCGTTCATCCACTTGAACTCGCGGACGGTCACGCTCTTGCCGTGCCACTTGGACGCCTCGGGCACCTGCAGGGTGAACGACGCCCCCGGCGTGAACCGCCGGTCGGGATCGTCGGTGTACAGCTCGACCTTCAGGGCTCCCTTGAGCCCGTGCGCCTTCAGCAGGCGTCCGACGCGGAGCTGCGTCCGGCCTGCGCGCGGAGTCGCCACGTCAGTCGTCCGCGACGTCGACGCGCACACGGCTGCCGTCCGCGAGGGCGGCCACGACGGTGCGCAGCGCCTTCGCGGTCCGGCCGCCGCGCCCGATCACGCGTCCGCGGTCCTCGGGCGCGACGTGCACTTCGAGCACGTCGCCCCGCGGGGACGAGGAGGACACGATGCGCACGGCGTCAGGCTGATCGACGATCCCCTTGACGACGTGCTCGAGCGCGGCGGCCAGCACGGCGATTACTCGGCGGTCTCGTCGGCCGCAGCCTCGGCGGCCTCGTCGGCGGGCTCCTCGGCCTTCTTCTCGACCTTGGGCTTGACGACCGACTTCTTGCTGGCGTCGAGCTCGAACGCGGGCTTCTCGCCCTTGACCTGGACGGTGTTCTTCGCGTCCTTCTCGCCCTTGAAGGTGCCCCAGTCGCCCGTGAGCTTGAGGATGGCGCGGACCTGCTCGGTCGGCTGCGCGCCCACCGACAGCCAGTACTGCGCGCGCTCCGAGTCGACCTCGATGAACGAGGGCTCCTCGGTCGGGTGGTACTTGCCGATCTCCTCGATCACGCGACCGTCGCGCTTGGTGCGCGAGTCGGCGACGACGATGCGGTAGTAGGGCGCACGGATCTTGCCCAGGCGCTTCAGACGGATCTTGACAGCCACGATTCTCCTGTGGTGTGTGAAAGTGAACGAACCATTCGCCGGTGCGTGGGGTCATGCACGCCGACGGAAGCTCAAAAGGGTGGATCGCCGCGCTGATTAGAGGGTCGAGCGCGCGCTCCAAACCTCTATTCTGCCAGATCCGGCGACGCGCGACGAATCCCGACACGACCGCCTCCCTGTGGGGATCCCGAGCGGACTTGCATATATCGGCTCTTTAGGTGAGCCTTACCTACGGCCCCACCGAGTTAGGTGAGGCTCACCTGCAACCCGAACAGCATCCGCTTCCCTCGAAAGAGAGGCCCGCCGTGGTCCGCAAGCCCCTCCTCGTCCTCGCCTCCGGCCTGGGCGCCGTCGCTCTTCTCGCGTCCTGCGCGAGCGGTGACACCACCGCCGCCACCGAGCCCGCCGGCGGCGGCGAGACCATCACGGTCGAGCACGCCCTCGGCACCACCGAGATCCCGGCGGACGTGGAGCGCGTCGCGACGATCGGCTGGGGCAACCACGACGTGGCGCTCGCTCTCGGCGTGGCCCCCGTGGGCGTGGACGACCAGACCTGGTCGATGGACGGCGGCGACGGACTGGGTCTGTACGACTGGTCGCTCGAGGCCTACGAGGAGCTGGGCGCCGAGGAGCCGGTCATCTTCGACACCGCCGACGGCACCGACTTCGAGGCGATCGCCGACTCCGAACCCGACCTCATCCTCGCCGGCTACTCCGGGCTCACCGAGGAGGAGTACGCGACCCTCAGCGAGATCGCGCCGGTCGTCGCCTATCCCGAGGTGCCCTGGTACACGCCGTGGCGCGAGACCATCCGCATCGACTCGGAGGGCCTCGGCAAGGCCGACGAGGGCCTCGCGCTCATCGACGACCTCGACGCGCAGATCGCCGACGCCGTCGCGGATGAGCCCGCCATCAAGGGCAAGAAGGCCGCCTTCTTCTTCATCAACGCCGCCGACCTGTCGACCCTGTCGGTGTACGCCACGGGCGACTCGCGCACCGCGTTCCTCGGCGACCTCGGCTTCGACTTCCCGCAGGTCGCGGTCGACGCGGCGGCCGAGGGCTCGTTCTACGCCGACATCTCGGCCGAGAACATCGATCAGCTCGCCGATGTGGACGTCATCGTCTCGTACGGCGACGACAGCATGCTCGAGGCGCTGCAGGCCGACCCGCTGTGGAGCACGCTGCCCGCCGTGCAGAACGGCGCCGTCGTGACGGTCGGCCTCGGCGACGCGTTCAGCGGCGCGGTCACGCCCACGGCCCTGTCGATCCCGTGGATGCTCGACGACTACGTCGCGCTCCTCGGCGACGCCGCGGCGAAGGCGGAGTAACAGCCCGCGTGGCCACCGACACCCTCGTCGTCCGCACCCGGCGCGACGCGCCCGGCCGCCAGGCCGGCACGTCGCGCCGGGTCGGGCTCGTCGTCATCGGGATCGTCGCCGTGCTCGCGGCGGCGGCGCTCTCGCTCGCGTTCGGCTCGCGGCTCGTCTCGCTCGGCGAGATCGCCGACGGCCTGGGCGCGTTCGCGCGAGGCGAGGTCCCCGCCGATGTCGGCGCCATCGCGGTCCAGGAGCGGATCCCGCGCACGGTGCTCGCGATCGTCGCCGGCGCGGCGCTCGGCCTCTCGGGCGCCGTGATGCAGGCCATCACCCGCAACCCGATCGCCGATCCCGGCATCCTCGGCGTGAACACGGGCGCCGCCCTGTTCGTCGTGTGCGGCATCGCCTTCTTCGGCATCTCGTCGGTGTACGAGTACCTCGGCCTGGCCCTGCTGGGCAGCGCCCTCGCCGCGCTGTTCGTGTATCTCGTGGGGTCGGTCGGCCCGGGCGGCACCACCCCGATCAAGCTCGCGCTCGCGGGCGCGGCCACGACCGCCGCCCTGTCGTCGCTCGTCAGCGCCGTCCTGCTCCCCCGCGCCCAGGCCATGACCGAGTTCCGCTTCTGGCAGGTCGGCGGCGTCGGCGGGGCGCAGTGGGGCTCCATGGCGGTCGTCGTGCCGCTGCTGGCCGTCGCCGCCCTCGTGGCGTTCGCCCTCGCCTCCGGCATGAACGCCCTCGCGCTGGGCGACGACGTGGCCGTGGGGCTCGGCGTGCGCGTCGGACCCACCCGGGCGCTCGCGGCGATCGCCGGC
This genomic interval from Microbacterium sediminis contains the following:
- the rimM gene encoding ribosome maturation factor RimM (Essential for efficient processing of 16S rRNA) produces the protein MATPRAGRTQLRVGRLLKAHGLKGALKVELYTDDPDRRFTPGASFTLQVPEASKWHGKSVTVREFKWMNGHPVVFLEGVEDRTEAETLVRAILWIDQDQDEPAEPDAWYDHQLVGLDVVRDGAVVGTVARVDHFPAQDLLIVKAGEREVMVPFVAAIVPEVDVDGGRVVVTPPAGLFEDLPEDAPASEDDGAEPAGDADRED
- a CDS encoding RNA-binding protein → MLAAALEHVVKGIVDQPDAVRIVSSSSPRGDVLEVHVAPEDRGRVIGRGGRTAKALRTVVAALADGSRVRVDVADD
- a CDS encoding iron-siderophore ABC transporter substrate-binding protein, whose translation is MVRKPLLVLASGLGAVALLASCASGDTTAATEPAGGGETITVEHALGTTEIPADVERVATIGWGNHDVALALGVAPVGVDDQTWSMDGGDGLGLYDWSLEAYEELGAEEPVIFDTADGTDFEAIADSEPDLILAGYSGLTEEEYATLSEIAPVVAYPEVPWYTPWRETIRIDSEGLGKADEGLALIDDLDAQIADAVADEPAIKGKKAAFFFINAADLSTLSVYATGDSRTAFLGDLGFDFPQVAVDAAAEGSFYADISAENIDQLADVDVIVSYGDDSMLEALQADPLWSTLPAVQNGAVVTVGLGDAFSGAVTPTALSIPWMLDDYVALLGDAAAKAE
- a CDS encoding FecCD family ABC transporter permease; its protein translation is MATDTLVVRTRRDAPGRQAGTSRRVGLVVIGIVAVLAAAALSLAFGSRLVSLGEIADGLGAFARGEVPADVGAIAVQERIPRTVLAIVAGAALGLSGAVMQAITRNPIADPGILGVNTGAALFVVCGIAFFGISSVYEYLGLALLGSALAALFVYLVGSVGPGGTTPIKLALAGAATTAALSSLVSAVLLPRAQAMTEFRFWQVGGVGGAQWGSMAVVVPLLAVAALVAFALASGMNALALGDDVAVGLGVRVGPTRALAAIAGVVLCAAVTAVCGPIAFVGLMVPHVMRLLSGPDQRWILPLSALGGAVLLVLADTAGRVIGSPGEVEAGILTAFLGAPVLVIIARRTRMRGL
- the trmD gene encoding tRNA (guanosine(37)-N1)-methyltransferase TrmD, which translates into the protein MRIDIVTIFPAFFDVLDVSLVGKARERGLLDVRVHDLRDWTHDRHRTVDDTPYGGGAGMVMKPEPWGEALDEILGDDAVLIVPSPAGERFTQKMARELAQESQLAFACGRYEGIDQRVIDEYSARGRVRLVSLGDYVLNGGEVAAMAMIEAVARLIPGMVGNPESLVEESHEDEGLLEYPIYTKPAVWRDRAVPDVLLSGNHGAIAAWRREQSIERTRRHRPDLLPDEV
- the rpsP gene encoding 30S ribosomal protein S16; the encoded protein is MAVKIRLKRLGKIRAPYYRIVVADSRTKRDGRVIEEIGKYHPTEEPSFIEVDSERAQYWLSVGAQPTEQVRAILKLTGDWGTFKGEKDAKNTVQVKGEKPAFELDASKKSVVKPKVEKKAEEPADEAAEAAADETAE